One genomic window of Gemmatimonadaceae bacterium includes the following:
- a CDS encoding pyruvate dehydrogenase complex dihydrolipoamide acetyltransferase, producing MATKVMMEALSPTMEEGRLVKWNKNEGDVVKAGDVLAEVETDKAIMELVARGDGVLRARLIPEGTTTPVGQLIGVIAAPDEDIASLTAAAGPAAPAPAAAAPEAPAAPAAPPAPAAAAPPVPAAPAAAVAPRTTMPHVIDHASEQPLHASDTGGRQLASPLARRMASERGLDINQVRGSGPGGRIIKRDIEEAMAGGTALLAGARPTAAGASAADYTDQPLTQIRKTIARRLAESIGPIPTFYLTAEFDLGRVTDMRAAMAAIGPEYKVSVNDIILKAVAVALTRHPEVNSHWMGDKIRQHSRVHVGMAVAMPEGLITPVIFDANQKGLSQISQEARELAKRARERKLQPHEYTGATMSVSNLGMLGIDEFTAIINPPEAAILAVGAVEDKPVVINGAIEVRKRMRVTLSCDHRVIDGALGAQFLQSLRRLIENPLMLVY from the coding sequence ATGGCCACCAAGGTGATGATGGAAGCGCTCTCTCCGACCATGGAAGAGGGGCGCCTCGTGAAGTGGAACAAGAACGAGGGCGATGTCGTGAAGGCGGGCGACGTGCTCGCCGAGGTCGAGACCGACAAGGCGATCATGGAGCTGGTCGCCCGCGGCGACGGCGTCCTCCGGGCACGCCTGATCCCCGAAGGCACCACCACGCCGGTCGGCCAGCTCATCGGCGTGATCGCTGCGCCCGACGAGGACATCGCGTCGCTGACGGCTGCGGCTGGCCCGGCCGCCCCGGCCCCCGCAGCCGCCGCTCCGGAGGCTCCAGCGGCTCCAGCGGCTCCACCTGCTCCAGCAGCGGCCGCCCCGCCGGTCCCGGCCGCGCCGGCCGCCGCGGTCGCCCCGCGTACCACCATGCCCCACGTGATCGACCACGCGTCGGAGCAGCCGTTGCACGCAAGCGACACCGGGGGTAGACAGCTTGCATCACCCCTGGCCCGCCGGATGGCCAGCGAACGCGGCCTGGACATCAACCAGGTGCGGGGATCCGGCCCTGGCGGACGGATCATCAAGCGCGACATCGAGGAGGCGATGGCAGGCGGCACGGCACTCCTGGCCGGCGCCCGTCCCACCGCCGCCGGTGCGAGCGCCGCCGACTACACCGACCAGCCGCTGACCCAGATCCGCAAGACGATCGCCCGGCGCCTGGCGGAGTCCATCGGCCCGATCCCCACCTTCTACCTGACGGCCGAGTTCGACCTCGGCCGCGTCACCGACATGCGCGCCGCCATGGCCGCGATCGGCCCGGAGTACAAGGTCAGCGTCAACGACATCATCCTGAAGGCCGTTGCCGTCGCCCTGACCCGGCATCCGGAGGTCAATTCCCACTGGATGGGCGACAAGATCCGCCAGCACAGCCGTGTGCATGTCGGCATGGCAGTCGCGATGCCCGAGGGGCTGATCACCCCGGTCATCTTCGACGCCAACCAGAAGGGGCTGTCGCAGATCAGCCAGGAAGCCCGCGAGCTGGCCAAGCGCGCCCGCGAGCGGAAGCTCCAGCCGCACGAGTACACGGGGGCGACGATGTCGGTGTCGAACCTGGGCATGCTCGGCATCGACGAATTCACCGCCATCATCAACCCGCCCGAAGCCGCCATCCTGGCCGTCGGCGCGGTGGAAGACAAGCCGGTGGTGATCAACGGCGCCATCGAAGTCCGCAAGCGGATGCGCGTGACACTCTCCTGTGACCACCGGGTGATCGATGGAGCACTGGGCGCACAATTCTTGCAGAGTTTGAGGCGTCTAATCGAAAATCCGCTCATGCTGGTGTATTGA
- a CDS encoding DUF3667 domain-containing protein, with translation MAHDENPTTEARDEAPSPAESGQPDPASGVPDEGSGAAEPEAAAPRRFTLASLLDLDDADLAEPLSRTAPPEHRWEQLSLRVTPETGEAIPSSIRSGQASSPPGGEMELIPGLDDPGAVEVPVYLAGRTLFEFLHPTGEADPPQAAPVEQPDQADWAVSGAIEPPKLLASAVEEPASVHKPTPAHVKPLALATKSVRRPRRRMDAPVANFEKSESASVLWPSRRSPTTPGIIVRECARCRAPFTAERCESCGHGESVAPRLAPLSAPQRLVGYLLDHKSRAVRTISALLLAPGELTADYLAGHRRRYFGPGVVFGIAIVILLATCMLAGLRPRPDRALAIGDDRTELAAAGLADRQITGTMYEQPDAVRDTLQLVNRFPVVWVALMLLGVLSVVAAMRITQRRDGPAEMVFTAHFTGWFVVWWALLVPASLLLLRWGFEYAAVLNDVTAVRYIDDGQVAGMSRIWNALRAMVITPWFHSALLACGIVPWCVLAYRRAFEDPWARAIVAGVITAAVPLLLLLPFA, from the coding sequence ATGGCGCACGACGAAAACCCGACCACTGAGGCTCGCGACGAGGCGCCCTCCCCTGCGGAATCCGGCCAGCCGGACCCAGCCAGCGGCGTACCGGACGAAGGGTCCGGCGCGGCGGAGCCCGAGGCTGCCGCACCGCGCCGGTTCACCCTGGCGTCACTGCTCGACCTCGACGACGCCGATCTCGCCGAGCCGCTGTCACGGACGGCGCCACCGGAACACCGGTGGGAGCAGCTGTCGCTCCGGGTCACGCCCGAGACGGGTGAGGCCATTCCCTCCTCCATCCGCTCCGGCCAGGCGTCCTCGCCGCCGGGCGGGGAGATGGAGCTGATCCCGGGACTCGACGATCCCGGTGCCGTCGAGGTGCCGGTGTACCTGGCCGGCCGGACGCTTTTCGAGTTCCTGCACCCCACAGGTGAGGCCGACCCGCCACAGGCGGCGCCGGTCGAGCAGCCCGACCAGGCCGACTGGGCCGTGTCCGGCGCGATCGAGCCTCCGAAGCTCCTCGCGTCCGCCGTCGAGGAGCCGGCCTCGGTGCACAAGCCGACGCCTGCGCATGTGAAGCCGCTCGCGCTGGCCACGAAGTCGGTGCGCCGACCGCGCCGCCGCATGGACGCCCCGGTCGCGAACTTCGAGAAGTCGGAGTCGGCGTCGGTGCTCTGGCCCAGCCGGCGCTCCCCCACCACGCCGGGCATCATCGTCCGTGAATGCGCACGCTGCCGCGCCCCCTTCACGGCGGAGCGCTGCGAGTCGTGCGGCCACGGCGAATCGGTCGCACCGCGGCTCGCGCCGCTCAGCGCCCCCCAGCGCCTCGTCGGCTACCTGCTCGACCACAAGAGCCGCGCCGTGCGGACCATCAGCGCGCTGCTGCTTGCACCGGGCGAGCTCACCGCCGACTACCTCGCCGGTCACCGGCGCCGGTACTTCGGGCCCGGTGTCGTGTTCGGCATCGCCATCGTGATCCTGCTCGCCACCTGCATGCTCGCCGGACTCCGGCCGCGGCCTGATCGCGCGCTCGCCATCGGCGACGATCGCACCGAACTCGCCGCTGCCGGCCTTGCGGACCGGCAGATCACCGGCACGATGTACGAGCAGCCCGACGCGGTGCGTGACACGCTCCAGCTCGTCAACCGCTTCCCGGTCGTCTGGGTGGCACTCATGCTGCTCGGCGTGCTGTCGGTGGTCGCCGCGATGCGGATCACGCAGCGCCGCGACGGACCCGCCGAGATGGTCTTCACCGCCCATTTCACGGGCTGGTTCGTCGTCTGGTGGGCGCTCCTCGTGCCGGCGTCGCTGCTCCTGCTCCGCTGGGGCTTCGAGTACGCGGCCGTGCTCAACGACGTCACCGCGGTGCGCTACATCGACGACGGCCAGGTGGCCGGCATGTCGCGCATCTGGAACGCACTGCGGGCGATGGTCATCACCCCGTGGTTCCACAGCGCGCTCCTCGCCTGCGGCATCGTGCCCTGGTGCGTGCTGGCCTACCGCCGCGCCTTCGAGGATCCGTGGGCCCGCGCCATCGTCGCCGGCGTGATCACTGCCGCCGTCCCCCTCCTCCTCCTCCTCCCGTTCGCCTGA
- the lpdA gene encoding dihydrolipoyl dehydrogenase, with protein sequence MASFDVIILGGGPAGYVCAIRSAQLGLQVAVIEREALGGTCVLWGCIPAKSLLESASLANKVRKAAEHGITTGEVQFDFGTAMKRSRGVSTQNSKGVEFLLKKNKVTWIRGTGRVTNATTVEVKDADGKVESHSARKALVIATGSRVRGLPQVGLDINRKSVLSSDEVLVLEAAPKTMAVVGAGAVGCEFADVFNAFGTQVTLIEVAPRILPIEDADCSAELARAFKKRGIESVTGAKITAAKVGETSVTLSFEAAGHARVLTVDKVLVAAGRAPNTDGFGLEALGVKKSDRGFIAINERFETSVKGVYAIGDVAGNQMLAHKGSREGHVLADMLGGHATHPVNYGNIPSCTYCHPEVASIGLTEEQVRAKGLEYKVGKFPFSANGRARTSGDTDGFVKIIRDEKYGEILGAHIVGAHATELIHELVVARENEFTVEEIDLALHAHPTLSEAVAEAVLDSMGKMVHA encoded by the coding sequence ATGGCTTCGTTCGACGTCATCATCCTCGGCGGCGGTCCCGCCGGGTACGTCTGCGCCATCCGCAGTGCGCAGCTTGGCCTCCAGGTCGCAGTCATCGAGCGTGAAGCGCTCGGCGGCACCTGCGTCCTCTGGGGCTGCATCCCCGCCAAGTCGCTCCTCGAGAGCGCGTCGCTGGCCAACAAGGTGCGGAAGGCGGCCGAGCATGGCATCACCACCGGCGAGGTGCAGTTCGACTTCGGGACGGCGATGAAGCGTTCGCGCGGGGTCAGCACCCAGAACTCCAAGGGCGTCGAGTTCCTCCTCAAGAAGAACAAGGTCACCTGGATCCGCGGCACCGGGCGCGTGACCAACGCGACCACCGTCGAGGTCAAGGATGCCGACGGCAAGGTCGAGTCGCACAGCGCCAGGAAGGCCCTCGTCATCGCGACCGGCTCCCGCGTGCGCGGCCTGCCGCAGGTCGGACTCGACATCAACCGCAAGTCCGTCCTGTCGTCCGACGAGGTCCTGGTCCTCGAGGCCGCACCGAAGACCATGGCGGTCGTGGGCGCCGGTGCCGTGGGCTGCGAGTTCGCCGACGTCTTCAACGCCTTCGGCACGCAGGTCACCCTGATCGAGGTCGCGCCGCGCATCCTCCCGATCGAGGATGCCGACTGCTCCGCCGAGCTCGCCCGTGCCTTCAAGAAGCGCGGGATCGAGTCGGTGACCGGGGCGAAGATCACCGCCGCCAAGGTCGGCGAGACCTCGGTGACGCTCTCGTTCGAGGCCGCCGGCCACGCCCGCGTCCTCACGGTGGACAAGGTCCTCGTCGCCGCCGGTCGCGCCCCGAACACCGACGGCTTCGGACTCGAGGCGCTCGGCGTGAAGAAGTCCGACCGCGGCTTCATCGCGATCAACGAGCGGTTCGAGACCTCGGTGAAGGGTGTCTACGCCATCGGCGACGTGGCCGGCAACCAGATGCTCGCGCACAAGGGCTCGCGCGAGGGCCACGTGCTCGCCGACATGCTCGGCGGGCACGCCACGCACCCGGTGAACTACGGCAACATCCCGAGCTGCACCTACTGCCACCCCGAAGTGGCCTCCATCGGCCTCACCGAGGAGCAGGTCAGGGCCAAGGGCCTCGAGTACAAGGTCGGGAAGTTCCCGTTCTCGGCCAACGGCCGCGCCCGCACCTCGGGCGACACCGACGGCTTCGTGAAGATCATCCGCGACGAGAAGTACGGTGAGATCCTCGGCGCCCACATCGTCGGCGCCCACGCCACCGAGCTCATTCACGAGCTGGTCGTGGCCCGCGAGAACGAGTTCACCGTCGAGGAGATCGACCTCGCGCTGCACGCGCACCCCACGCTGTCTGAGGCGGTGGCCGAGGCGGTCCTCGACTCGATGGGGAAGATGGTCCACGCGTGA
- the lipB gene encoding lipoyl(octanoyl) transferase LipB codes for MSTRRLLVVTLGRLEFSEALGLQRAVSVARSSGTVPDDVLLLVEHPPVVTLGRSTKGDNLQIPDALLAARGVARFEIERGGDATFHGPGQLVGYPIVDLKQHTQDLHWYLRQVEEALIVALAQVGLQAGRVAKYTGVWVDDRKIASIGVHARDWVTRHGFALNVDTDLSYFDLFTPCGIADVVMTSTRRELGEAAPTLAAMQSLVAGAFATTFALSATPCSRTDLEALLPVPALP; via the coding sequence GTGAGCACGCGCCGCCTGCTGGTGGTCACCCTCGGGCGCCTGGAGTTCAGCGAGGCGCTCGGGCTGCAGCGGGCCGTGTCGGTGGCGCGCAGCAGCGGCACCGTGCCGGATGACGTGCTGCTGCTGGTGGAGCACCCGCCGGTGGTCACGCTGGGACGCAGTACCAAGGGCGACAACCTGCAGATCCCCGACGCGCTTCTCGCCGCCCGCGGTGTCGCGCGCTTCGAGATCGAGCGCGGGGGCGATGCCACGTTTCACGGGCCGGGCCAGCTCGTGGGGTACCCGATCGTGGACCTGAAGCAGCACACGCAGGACCTGCACTGGTACCTGCGCCAGGTGGAGGAGGCGCTCATCGTCGCCCTCGCGCAGGTGGGGCTCCAGGCCGGTCGCGTGGCGAAGTACACGGGCGTCTGGGTCGACGATCGCAAGATCGCCTCCATTGGCGTGCATGCCCGCGACTGGGTCACGCGCCACGGCTTCGCGCTCAACGTCGACACCGACCTGTCGTACTTCGACCTCTTCACCCCCTGCGGCATCGCCGACGTGGTGATGACCAGCACCCGCCGCGAACTCGGCGAGGCGGCACCGACACTGGCGGCGATGCAGTCCCTCGTCGCCGGTGCCTTCGCGACGACGTTCGCGCTGAGCGCCACCCCGTGCTCCCGCACCGATCTCGAGGCACTCCTGCCTGTGCCGGCGCTGCCCTGA
- a CDS encoding ATP-dependent helicase, with amino-acid sequence MSTPDEMPPSGARAAAGARVPLGHALASLNTEQRAAVLHGDGPLLIVAGAGTGKTRTLVHRVASLIERGVPAERILLLTFTRRAAEEMLVRVERLTGHAGRRVQGGTFHGTAHQALRRFGTQAGIAEGFTILDQGDSEDLMQLARAALGFGARERRFPKKETLQALYSRHINTDRTVEDLLRDGFPQYVDDLADIGRVFAEYVERKTARNLVDYDDLLLFWAAMLESEPLGEAIRSRHDHILVDEYQDTNVLQSRILRGLCRSHRNVTVVGDDAQSIYAFRGATVRNILDFPQQFPGTTIVTLDRNYRSTQPILDTANAVLAQATEGYRKRLRSVDDRPGDLPWLVPTRDEQAQTMFTCDRLLELVETEGLRLDQVAVLVRAGYMSADLEIELAARRIPFEKWGGIKFLEAAHVKDMLAFLRVAENPRDEVSWFRLLQLLPGIGEVSARRAIAALEGAAWRVEGLAAWQAPPRAGATHTALVSLMARLSAASGADPAADIAQVRGVYDDILRHRFDDAEVRLNDLVQLEHIASGYPDRGAFLSALALEPPSATSDLAQGSETDEADALVISTIHSAKGKEWEAVFVLWAADGWIPSTRAIRDVQQVEEERRLFYVAITRAKRHLHVSYPLYAYASRWSADFALDQKSRFLDDGVLSTMQRITLAPPPSPEPAPDAVPPTSTLDLRAALRSRFS; translated from the coding sequence ATGTCGACGCCAGACGAGATGCCGCCCTCCGGCGCACGCGCCGCAGCAGGTGCGCGCGTGCCGCTGGGACACGCACTGGCGAGCCTCAACACCGAGCAGCGCGCGGCCGTGCTCCACGGCGATGGCCCGCTGCTCATCGTGGCGGGCGCCGGCACGGGAAAGACGCGGACGCTGGTACACCGGGTCGCATCACTGATCGAGCGCGGCGTGCCGGCGGAGCGCATCCTGCTGCTCACCTTCACCCGCCGCGCGGCCGAGGAGATGCTGGTGCGCGTGGAACGCCTCACCGGGCACGCCGGCCGTCGCGTGCAGGGCGGCACCTTCCACGGCACCGCACACCAGGCACTCCGGCGCTTCGGGACGCAGGCCGGCATCGCCGAGGGATTCACGATCCTCGACCAGGGTGACAGCGAGGACCTCATGCAGCTCGCGCGCGCGGCACTCGGCTTCGGTGCGCGTGAACGCCGGTTCCCGAAGAAGGAGACGCTGCAGGCCCTCTACTCGCGCCACATCAACACCGACCGCACCGTCGAGGACCTGCTCCGCGACGGCTTTCCGCAGTACGTGGACGACCTCGCGGACATCGGCCGCGTGTTCGCCGAGTACGTGGAACGGAAGACGGCGCGCAACCTGGTGGACTACGACGACCTGCTGCTGTTCTGGGCGGCGATGCTGGAATCGGAGCCGCTCGGCGAGGCGATCCGCTCGCGCCACGACCACATCCTGGTGGACGAGTACCAGGACACCAACGTGCTGCAGTCGCGCATCCTGCGGGGCCTCTGCCGGTCGCACCGGAACGTCACCGTGGTGGGTGACGATGCACAGAGCATCTACGCCTTCCGCGGTGCGACGGTCCGCAACATCCTCGACTTCCCCCAGCAGTTTCCCGGCACCACCATCGTCACGCTCGACCGGAACTACCGCAGCACGCAGCCGATCCTCGACACCGCGAACGCCGTGCTGGCACAGGCGACGGAGGGGTACCGGAAGCGCCTGCGGAGCGTGGATGACCGTCCGGGCGACCTGCCCTGGCTGGTGCCCACCCGGGATGAGCAGGCGCAGACGATGTTCACCTGCGACCGGCTGCTGGAGCTGGTCGAGACGGAGGGGCTGCGCCTGGACCAGGTCGCGGTGCTGGTGCGCGCGGGCTACATGAGCGCCGACCTCGAGATCGAGCTCGCGGCGCGCCGCATCCCGTTCGAGAAGTGGGGCGGGATCAAGTTCCTCGAGGCGGCGCACGTGAAGGACATGCTCGCCTTCCTGCGCGTGGCCGAGAACCCGCGCGACGAGGTGAGCTGGTTCCGCCTGCTGCAGCTGTTGCCCGGCATCGGTGAGGTGTCGGCGCGGCGCGCGATCGCGGCGCTGGAGGGGGCGGCCTGGCGCGTGGAGGGCCTCGCAGCCTGGCAGGCGCCGCCGCGCGCCGGGGCCACGCACACGGCGCTGGTGTCGCTCATGGCCCGTCTGTCCGCGGCCAGCGGCGCCGACCCGGCGGCGGACATCGCACAGGTGCGCGGCGTCTACGACGACATCCTCCGCCATCGCTTCGACGACGCCGAGGTCCGCCTCAACGACCTCGTGCAGCTCGAGCACATCGCCAGCGGCTATCCCGATCGCGGCGCGTTCCTCAGCGCCCTCGCGCTCGAGCCGCCCTCGGCCACCTCCGACCTCGCGCAGGGCAGCGAGACCGACGAGGCCGACGCGCTCGTGATCAGCACCATCCACTCCGCCAAGGGCAAGGAGTGGGAGGCGGTCTTCGTGCTCTGGGCCGCCGACGGCTGGATTCCGTCCACCCGCGCGATCCGCGACGTGCAGCAGGTGGAGGAGGAGCGGCGGCTGTTCTACGTCGCGATCACCCGCGCGAAGCGCCACCTGCACGTGAGCTATCCGCTGTACGCGTACGCGTCGCGGTGGAGCGCCGACTTCGCGCTCGACCAGAAGTCGCGCTTCCTCGATGACGGCGTGCTGTCCACCATGCAGCGCATCACCCTCGCGCCGCCACCCTCGCCCGAGCCGGCGCCTGACGCCGTGCCGCCGACGTCCACCCTCGACCTGCGCGCGGCGCTCCGTTCGCGGTTCAGCTGA
- a CDS encoding aminopeptidase yields the protein MMRRRAFTWLRRALLALLVLIAGFLTLVPIGRYLARAAYEEGKILWRRQPIAELIAAPGTDAALRAKLQLVLDARRFAIDSLGLHADEEFTTYSRLDRDTLVLVLSAAYRDSLAFRSWWFPVVGRVPYKGFFDFEAGKREAKAVDAAGFDAVLRPASAFSTLGWFNDPLLPTTLSLDSLELANTVIHELVHTTYYAPGQAIFNESVANFVGSRGAERFFRARNQPAAAVETARRWDEERVFGAFWTRLYTALDSAFRLYPGEPKARLVARDTLFVRARAELRAGLGPQLPPMDSAALSRVRLNTASVLARRIYLTDLELFERVYAQQQADIRLTIAKLIDLAKSDTRQPYDAVRRYLGDPVPDSSSTR from the coding sequence ATGATGCGTCGCCGGGCGTTCACGTGGCTGCGGCGTGCGCTGCTGGCGCTGCTGGTGCTCATTGCCGGATTCCTCACGCTGGTGCCCATCGGCCGCTACCTCGCGCGCGCCGCGTACGAGGAGGGGAAGATCCTGTGGCGCCGCCAGCCGATCGCCGAGCTCATTGCCGCCCCCGGCACGGATGCGGCACTGCGCGCCAAGCTCCAGCTCGTGCTGGACGCGCGTCGGTTCGCGATCGACTCGCTGGGGCTGCACGCGGACGAGGAGTTCACCACCTATTCGCGCCTCGACCGCGACACGCTGGTGCTGGTGCTGAGCGCCGCGTACCGCGACTCACTGGCCTTCCGCAGCTGGTGGTTCCCGGTGGTGGGGCGCGTGCCGTACAAGGGATTCTTCGACTTCGAGGCGGGGAAGCGTGAGGCGAAAGCCGTGGATGCCGCCGGCTTCGACGCCGTGCTGCGGCCGGCGTCGGCGTTCAGCACGCTCGGCTGGTTCAACGACCCGCTGCTCCCCACCACGCTGTCGCTCGACTCGCTCGAGCTGGCGAACACGGTGATCCACGAGCTGGTGCACACGACGTACTACGCGCCGGGCCAGGCGATCTTCAACGAGAGCGTCGCGAACTTCGTGGGCTCGCGCGGTGCGGAGCGGTTCTTCCGCGCCCGCAACCAGCCCGCCGCGGCGGTCGAGACGGCGCGGCGCTGGGACGAGGAACGGGTGTTCGGTGCCTTCTGGACGCGGCTCTACACCGCACTCGACTCGGCCTTCCGCCTGTATCCGGGCGAGCCGAAGGCGCGTCTCGTGGCACGCGACACGCTGTTCGTGCGGGCACGCGCCGAGCTCCGCGCCGGCCTCGGGCCGCAGCTGCCGCCGATGGATTCGGCGGCGCTCAGCCGCGTGCGCCTCAACACCGCCTCGGTGCTCGCGCGGCGCATCTACCTCACCGACCTGGAGCTCTTCGAACGGGTCTACGCGCAGCAGCAGGCCGACATCCGACTGACGATCGCGAAGCTGATCGATCTCGCGAAGTCCGACACGCGGCAGCCCTACGATGCGGTCCGTCGATACCTCGGGGATCCGGTGCCTGATTCGAGTTCCACACGTTGA